The genomic DNA GCGCAGGCGATGAGGTGCACGTTGCCTCGGCCCAGCTTCTTGCCGAACACGCCGCACACGAACGCCCCCAACAGGGGCAGCGCGATGATGAGCCACAACGACTGCGCGAAGACGGCGGGTTCCACCGGCGCGGTCATGAAGAATGACTTGAGGGCTTCCATGTCGGACAGGGCTCTCTAGGGCGGAAGGAGGGACCGGACCCTCAGTGTTTCATCGTCCGGATTTCTTCGATGTTGACGGTGCCACGGCTGCGGAACACGGCGATGACGATGGCGAGCCCGATGGAGGCTTCCGCCGCCGCGACGGCGATCACGAAGAAGGCGGACACATGGCCCGTGAGATCCCCGTTCTGCTTCGCGAAGGACAGGAACGTCAGGTTCGCCGCGTTGAGCATCAGCTCCACGCACATGAACACCACCAGGGCGTTGCGGCGCACGAGCACGCCGAACATGCCCAGGCAGAACAGGATGGCGGCGAGGATGAGGTAGTATTTGATGTCGACGGAGTTGGCCATGGCCGATGGACGGGGGGGGGGGCGGACCCGGGCCCGCCTTCTAGCAGAGGGTTGAAGGGGACGGATTCAAATCCGCGACTTGGCCACCACGACCGCGCCCACCA from Melittangium boletus DSM 14713 includes the following:
- the nuoK gene encoding NADH-quinone oxidoreductase subunit NuoK, translated to MANSVDIKYYLILAAILFCLGMFGVLVRRNALVVFMCVELMLNAANLTFLSFAKQNGDLTGHVSAFFVIAVAAAEASIGLAIVIAVFRSRGTVNIEEIRTMKH